The nucleotide window accaggcatccctgtccttcactatctcccagagtttgctcaaactcatgtccatcaagtcggtgatgccatccaaccatctcatcctctgttgtccccttctcctcctgccttcaatctttcccagcatcagggtcttttccagtgagttggctttctgcatcaggtgactaaaggatcagagcttcagcctcagcatcagtcctttcaaagactgtttaggactgatctcctttaggatggactggttggatctccttgcagtccaagggactcttaagagtcttctccaacaccacagttcaaaagcattagttctttggtgctcagctttctttatagtccaactctcacatccatacatgactactggaaataatagctttgactagatggacctttgtcagcaaagtgatgtctctgctttttaatatgctgtccaggatTGTCATAGGTGTTCTTGTTCTTACCTTCaagaactttgttctttttctcctcttgccttattAATTTCTCACTTTCTATGGATGATTCTCATCAGCATAAAAGCATGCCTTAGATGACTTGTATTTAAAACCAAGGCAAACAAGAAGTGTCCTCTACTCCTGGTCCCACTTCGGCCATCATCCCCTCTTCTTGCCCCTTCACAGTAAAACTATGTTGACTTACTCATgttgtgtttattcatttttttctttttccattgtctCCTCAACCCACTGCAGCAACATTGATCCTTTTAAAGAAGAATTTTCAAAAGGTATAAAACTCGGATGCtgtgtaaatataaaatacatgtcaAATATCTTATTCAATTAACTGGTAATAGAACTAGTAGGATAAGACCAGTTCAAAGGAGACTTTAAACAACAAACACAGATGTAAATGGTTGGATACAATGAAATGAATTTGTTAGTAGAAGGGAAACTGGTTAATATCCTGTAGGACAGTAAAGTGTTATTTGAGAGGGTCATCTTTTCTGCAAGTTGCAAATTAGTTACATCATTTAagacaaaatttattttcactGCTGTCAATAAGAGTCATTTGCATGGCTTCCCTTTCCTGTGGCTTAACTTCCTATAAGTTGTAAAATAGCCTAGTCAGGGGGTCAGGCAAAAGAGGACACcctgtacaaatgaacttatctacaaaacagagatGGAGTTACAGAGATGCAGAAAatgaaacttatggttaccagggggtaataggaaaaggagtacgtcaaggctgtatattgtcaccctgcttatttaacttatatgtagagtacatcatgagaaacactggaatgaaagaaacacaagctggaatcaagattgccaggagaaatatcaataacctcagataagcaaatgacatcacccttatggcagaaggtgaagaggaactaaaaagcctcttgatgaaagtgaaagaggagagtggaaaatgttggcttaaagctcaacattcagaaaacaaagatcatggcatgcggtcccatcacttcatgggaaatagggaaacagtggaaacagtgtcagactttatttttggggggctccaaaatcactgcagatggtgactgcagccatgaaattaaaagacgcttactccttggaacaacagttatgaccaatctagatagcatattcaaaagcagagatattactttgccaacaaaggtccgtctagtcaaggctatggtttttccagtagtcatgtatggatgtgagagttggactgtgaagaaggctgagcgctgaagaattgatgcttttgaactgtggtgttggagaagactcttgagagtcccttggactacaaggagatccactcagtccgttctgaaggagatcagccctgggatttctttggagggagtgatgctaaagctgaagctccagtactttggccacctcatgcgaagagttgactcattggaaaagactctgatgctgggagggattgggggcaggaggagaaggggacgacagagggtgagatggctggatggcatcaccaacccagtggacatgggtttgggtggactccgggagtttgtgatggacagggaggcctggcgtgctgcggttcatggggttgcaaagagtcagacacgactgagcaactgaactgaacctgaaaaTAATATCCAGTAATCTCTTTTGCCTATATCCAAGTCCTGGACAATTTTTCCTGACAACCTCTGCTCTCCCCATAACTTTCTTGCCTAAGCTAATGGTCTTCTGTCCtcatctgaactgaacttttagCGAGATTTGTGATGATCAAATGCTCATTGAAAGACTTCTGCATACTTTGGTACACCCCAGTTGCCTGATGTCCTCCCATTTCTTGTAcctctcttgagtctcttgcTGGCTGTACTTCCTCTAGTAACCCTTTCATTGTCAGAGTGCCCCAGTATCTCTCTCTCTGAGTTCCAGACTCTTAATTACCTATATCCACTGTTCTACTCTCATCCTAGACTCCCTCCCTAGGAGGGAGTCCTGTTGATGGGGTGTGTATTCTTTTAAGATTTCTGATTTTagcataaaataaagttaaaagtaaAGTTAAAAGTTCTGTTTAGATTGGAGTTTTGAGATAGGCAGGGCTTCTAGAGGCTCAAGAAAGGTTGTTGTCCCTGTTTTTCTATATTCATAATTTAGGGAGGCAGACTGATGGTCATAGGAAGTACCTTTTGCTTTTGGAAAACCAGAGAAGACCTGGCAAAACTCCAGACAAATAGCGAGGGACTGGCTTCTTCCAAGGCagccagggagagagggaagaagacgACTGCCATCATTAGCTCTGTGGCTGCGGACAAAGTCACTTCATCACTAAGGGCTGGGTTTCCTGACTTTTTGGGTTGTTGGGAAGATATAAGATGCCTAGCACAGCACCTGCTGTGTAATAAATGCTCAATACATGGTAGctgctttgactagaaggactcaTTCACTGTGGAAGGTAAACAGAATTACTGGATGGAAGAATGGAAGCAGGAACTGTAGTTTTTAGTTCCAGCTTTCCTTAAGCCAGTCGACCACCTTAAATGAGAAAGTGGGGTTCTCTTATCTAGTTTAAGAGTAAAGGTTTTGTGGAGGTTTAGAACTTCTGGCACTGAATCTCTTGGGAATCTAAGCATCATAAAATTGTGTTATGTGAGGTATACCATTGCTATGGGAAgttttcaggttttattttaaCTATATTGAGCTGGAAGACAGTTCTTAACCAGTGATGGGATCTGTTGAAGTAGAAACAAGCTGCGATCTGTATCTTGATCTAGGGGAGCAGCCAAATGTAAAACTGTATCAGGCTGCACGCTTATCTGTGCTCTGCGTGCATTTCATAActcaattaaaaaggaaagagagaaaagggttACATTGTGTGCACCTTTATAAAAGATTGTTGTTCTCAGGTTTGACTCAAAACAGCCTTGCACTACAGGGGTGAAGCTGGGGGAGTGATGGTACTGCTGATGTGAAAATGTCCATATAGCACATTTATTTACAGAAATAATCATTGGCATAATTAGTataatgccatgatcttagaatgACTGATTTTGATTaacatctatttattttatattctagtAAATAAAAAATGTCCATGGAGAACACTGAAAATTCAGTGGATTCAAAATCCATTAAAACTTCAGAGACGTGAGTATTTAAAAGGAATCTCATACCAGCAAGGAGGGTGGGTGTGTGTAGTATGATACAGCAAACTCGGGGGAAGCAGAAAGAATTGGGGCTTTCAAACCAGAGAGGCCCAGATGACTTCTTACCACATGTGACAGCTGTGTGACTGTACACATGTTAAATTGTCCTCTCTGAATCTCCTTAAAATAAAACTTAGATAGAATATGGGGAAGTTGGAGGGGGCCTGACCTGTGGTTGGAGACCCCTCCCTGGTAGTGGGATGACCCACGAGAGGCAGATGCACCTTCTTGAATCTCCGCAGGATAAGAGGTTtgtgttttggggtgttttttggCCTCCTGTTTATGAGTTTTAAGGCTAAGGTAAAATGCAAGTTCTCAGTCTGGGGAATAATTGCCTGGTTATAGATTATCTTTCCCCCTTTTTTGTTTCCTTCCCTGTCTTCCTTTTTGGAATATTCTGCTTATTAATACTTCAGTagatggagaaagggaaaagataaaactcAAAACACTCTTAATTTAATCCATGTCTGTTATTATCCCTCTGGGATCTCTTATGGTACATTTAATTCTAAAAGTTTCTTTCTGAGGTATAGTATTATCGTTCTGGACCACCTAGggaattataaattaattttagtaCTACACAGTACTGTTATAGCAGAGCTATTACTAGATTACTAATAAAGATCTTTGCAGTATTTGTTTAGCAAAAGAATTTGCCTAAAAATTAAACTATTGAAATGCAATCTCATCTTGGAGGTaagattggtgtttttcttttgtctttttaaaaacccTTTTAAAGTGATTTACACATTTTCCTACCTTTTCCTATCATACAGAATATAATTTACTACTTTAGTCTTTTtccaacaatttttttaaaaattgcatataaTGTGAAATACTCCTAGCCTGAGTATATGGGTACATGAACAATAGGTATCAGTGTTTGGTTGGTGTTTCCTAATTCCTGGCCAGGTCAGGGGTCAGGCTTGTAGACTGTTctgataaagttttattgaaaaatagcCACCCCCATTTATTTACATACTGTCCTGGGCCACTTCCACCAGCTGGATGAAGTGGCTaagtataaaatgtatttaatgaaattttaataaaatgtaaaggaaaacaaTGTAGAAATTAAAAGCGTGAACGCTGTAGTTCAACAGATGCTTTTGGTCTTGTGTCTTACACAGTGTCTGCATAACTGTTAGCCTCatagtaatcacttccttatctGTGAAGTGGGTTTTTGTGAAATTTTAGGGAGGAGAAGCCTGTTGCATACAACCTGGCACATTATATTCAACAAATGTCAGCTGTTCTTATGTGTTCAAGAAGTTTGTGTTCATGTGAATAGCAGCATTGGTCACTTCTCTCTTCGTAAACCGTTGTCTGATTTCCAAACAGAAAGATCTTACATGGAAGCAAATCAATGGACTCTGGAATATCCTTGGAAGAGAGTTACAAAATGGATTATCCTGAAATGGGTTTGTGTATAATAATCAATAATAAGAACTTCCACGAAAATACTGGTATGTGTCGTGATAGTTTTTAAACCTTTACAAGTATTTGTACTGTTTATATTTGGTAGAGTATAAAAAAACAGAATGCATGTTATTAGTTAATAAACTAATGACATAGAATAGCCATGAAGTAAAAACAGAGCCAGGATCCTACAAGTCCTTCAATTCAGCAGGAACTCTTAAATCTTCTTTGTATGATCAAAATCTCTCCCTCTTCTATCTGTATGTCGACCTCTTCTGCCctgacttctctttttttttttaaatttattttcctttttggctgtgctctgtcttcattgcagcattagggctttctctagttgcgactagcgggggctcctctctggttgcagtgcacaggctgtagagcatgcgggcttcagtagttacggcccccggggcttagctgccccatgacatgtgggatctttccaaccagggattgaacctgtgtcgcctgcacgagcaggcagattcttagccactggaccaccggggaggtGGCAGcgggtgaaggaaatggcaacccactccagtattcttgcctagagaattctgtgaacagaggagcctggagggctactgcccatagggtcgcacagagtcagacacaactgaagcgatttagcatgcaagcatgcattggagaaggaaatggcaacccactccaggattcttgcctggagaatcccagggacagaggagcctggtggcctgctgtctgtggggttgcacagagtcgaacatgactgaagcgacttagcagcagcagtccaccaaggaagtcccaggccTGACTTTTGTGCAACCCTTGCTTTATCTTCCTGCTCCCTCTTTCATGTTAATGGAAGGATCTCACCAGACAGTAAGGAGAAGTATTTTTCCTTTCCAGGAACTGCACGAGGCACCTCACAGAaatcttatttaattcttctaGCAACCGTAAAAAGTAACCGCCATTAGTTACCGAAAGGTGAAAAGTCCTTGCACAGAGGAGTCCCACAGACGATTTAGTAGCTGGACCTCTCGGCATTGGTGTGCCCGACCCCCAGCCCGAGCTGGGAATCCACCCCTGTATCACTTCACCTCCTGGGCCTTCATTTGTTCTGTTGACTCTGTCTTCTTCCCCTGAAAAGAAGACAGACTCCCCACTTTAAAGAGACCTTATCTTTTTTAATCCTGCTGCCCCCTAAGCTTTGATCTGATTTTTGTCTCCTTCCCTAAGTTTTGACAACAGATGTTCTAAACTTGGCCTCTTCTTCCCATCACCTCGACCACGCCAAGAAATTGCTCTTAGGGTCACAATAGCCTGATCCCCAGATCCACGTCTCAGTCCTTGTACATGTCTGTCTTGAATCTAATAACATATTtcagaggtttttttctttttttttaaatagtatatgaaaaataaaatccctcATGATCCTAAAAAGGCTAATTAACATCCTACCGTATTACTTGTAATTTTTCCTTAACAGTTTCTTTCAAAGTTAAATTTTATCCATAACATGTAAGCAATATTGTATCCTGCTTATTCTATTTAATGTAATGTAAGTGTTTTTTGTGTTGTATAATTTTCATATCTGCTATTGTAATGATTATATAATATCCCATTCCCGAAATAGAGTGTTCACTTGACTTGCATAATTTACCATATGAATCAACACTTTGGCTGttccttcattttttcacttttaaattggTACCGTGATTAACTCTGAATTGGCATATTAATCATATTagaattttaattaaagaaattagAATCTCCTGATTCACTTTAGGAGGCTATCTATCATAATGctgatgaaaagggaaaaaagcgAAATTACACTGGAAAGATAAGCAGGATTGGGTGTTAGGTTCATTATAAGGAATGAGGAAAGCATAGTTGAAAATGAGTGTCTAAAACTAGCCCGTTTATATTGTTTTTGGCTCTAAGTTGAGAGACCACCTTCAACCTTAGGTATTCTGCCTCGCGTTGCTAATTATAATGCCCTCTTCCCATAGAATTTTACATTGTTGAACTTATTGgggttttgtctttttcttccagttttattgagatataattgacacagaGCACTGCATAAATTTAAGGTGTGTGGCATGACTGGACTTCAtgcatcatgaaatgatgaccatAATAAGCTTAGTGAACagccatcatctcatatagatataaaattaaagaaatagaaaaaagtctttttccttgtgataagaacttttaggatttactTTCTCAACAATTTTCATGTATAACATACAGCATTGTTAGTTATGTTTATCGTGTGTACATTACAGCCCAAGTTTCCCAGGCATCTCAGTAGTAgttaatccacctgccaatgcaggagacgtgggtttgatccctgcatcagagagatgccctggagaaggaaatggcaacccactccagtattcttgcctggagaatcccatggacagggaagcctggcaggttacagtccatgggaccacaacgcaactaaacaacaacagcctgAGTACTTACTTATCTTTAAAGGGGGTGGGGCATGTTGTTCTACTCTCGCCCCAAAATACTTTGGCCCATAGTCTGACTTTACCTTTACAGTGAGCTCCTTTTCTGCTTTGAAATGTGAAGGTCGGGTTCTCAAACCCATCTCTGACAGCCTGGTGTCTTGTGTTCAACTATTAAGTGGCTCACACACCAGGGCCAGAATTTAATTGCTGTGTCACACAAGTGCACGGTGTTCCCTTTTCCAATGTCAAAACCTTGATGAGCTTACTtctaattttgtaaaaataatatatggCGATAAGTTTCAGAAATTACAGAttagcaaaagaaacaaatttaaatcATTCATAATCACACCAGAGACAATCAACAATAATTTGGAGCTGGAAAcatctagttgtttttttttttattcatatgtgttcagttcagttcagtcgctcagtcatgtccaactctttgcgaccctgtgaatcgcagcacgccaggcctccctgtccatcacaaactcccggagttcactcagactcacgtccatcgagtcagtgatgccatccagccatctcatcctctgtcatccccttctcctcctgcccccgatctctcccagcatcaccagtcttttccaatgagtcaactcttcacatgaggtggccaaagtactggagtttcagctttagcatcattccttccaaagaaatcccagggctgatctccttcagaatggactggttggatctccttgcagtccaagggactctcaagagtcttctccaacaccacagttcaaaagcatgggtGCCTTCCCCCTGCTATGCCTAACACTTTAGATTTTTAAGTCTGAGGGCATTGTTTGGTCAGTCCGTACATGCATGTGGAAGGCGCTTTAAGGGGTGAGGAAAGCCCAGGACTACTGGGTACAGGCCACACAGCAGCTGCAGAGCCTTGTTCGAGTTCTCCTGGACTCTCCTGTGCTGTGGGtcccacatctctgcaaatgaagCCGGTCGTGATCATGGTTTCATGGTGGTCGGAAGGCTTAGAGGCTTTTGAACAGTGTTAATGTGGCCTAGTGgtttgtgggggttttttgtttCCCTCGAAAAGATATGATGAAATTACTGATGTATCTTAGAATTGTTGAAAACTTAGAATCAAAGAAATAGATCCTCTGAGTGTGTGAGGTATGTGTTGATACATATGTCTGTGTATGGTGAtgtttatgtgtttgtgtatgtttatgtgtgtgtgtataattttttcttaaaagtaggatccttttattttctactcttttttttttttaataagtgagCATTTTCCTATGGCAAAATTTTGTCTACAAAATTTCAGTGGCAACATAGTATCCCGTATTATAAATGAattgtaatttatttaaccaagCCTCTCTTTTTAGGCATTTAAGTCATTTGTTTTTCACCATCTAAGCAGCTGTGAAAAACATCCTTGTGGCGGTAGCACAGATAGCAGATTATATCATGGAGTGTCTTGTATGCGGAGAAATAAGAGACTTAGAGTCCCCGCTGTCAGAATATTGAGTTTTCTTAGCATTTGAAAGGAAGAGTTTCTTGTGGATTGTGTGGATCCCTGAATAGTTCATTTCAAagcagtttatcttttttttttttcatgcaattAAAAGTAACTTTCTGTTCAAGGCATGGCCTGTCGATCTGGTACAGATGTGGATGCGGCAAACCTCAGGGAAACATTCATGAGCTTGAAATACGAAGTCAGGATTAAAAATGATCTTACATGTAAAGAAATGTTGGAATTAATGAGCAACGGtaagaaataacaaaaagaatGACCTTCATTGTCCAATGTATATACAGTCTGGCTATGACCTGTATGAAAGTAAAGCATGAGAATTGTGGAGCTAAACTGTACACAGTCCTACTCTGCACATTTTATGGAAGTAAAACAAGTTATTCGTACCGACTCCCCAGAATAGTCTGAGATATGTTGCTCTGCCCCAAGCTGGGTTTACACAATCTCTTAGTTCAGTTCTCAAATTTCTTCATCTTACTCCCATCCAGTACATATGAAATTGTTGAATAAAATTGCATTGGTTTTTTTTGTCTGTAAATGTTTTTCCAGTTTCTAAAGAAGACCATAGCAGAAGGAGCAGTTTTATTTGCGTGCTTCTAAGCCATGGTGAAGAAGGAATCATTTTTGGAACCAATGGACCTGTCGATCTGAAAAAACTAGCAAGTTTCTTCAGAGGGGACTGTTGCAGAAGTCTGACTGGAAAACCCAAACTTTTCATTATTCAGGTAATAGATAACTGAGCGATTTGGTTATTGAGGCTTCTTTAGGGATTAATTTACTTCATTGTGGATTATCCaaaggatttttaattttttttttccttgaagctACTAAACTATtgctacttttttatttatttaaactacCACTTAGGAGACATTGCataaactttaatttttagaCTTCTAGCAAAATGATTCTGAATAATTCACATCAGTTTTTACAGAGCCTTTGCATTTCTTAGGAATAAGTTACGCGTTTATGCATGTACACACGTTTTTTTCCCAataaaagtttcttttctttttttctaatttttaaatgggtGTTTATTTTCTAACCTCTAGGCCTGCCGAGGCACAGAACTGGACTGTGGTATTGAGACAGACAGTGGTGCTGAGGATGACATGGCCTGTCAGAAAATACCAGTTGAGGCAGACTTCTTGTACGCATATTCTACAGCACCTGGTAAGAAACTTACAAATACTGAAATAGGTAGATTTTAAACACTGAAGAGTGTGTTCCAAAGGCTATAGGGATTTTGATATCCATAAAAAGCCATTGTGTCTTATTTTAGGGTACCCTAACCACAGAGAAGTCTCAAAAAGttgtctttggcccattttgacTAGAAAATGTGCCCATGTAAGAAAGCACATTTACACAGTGTCATTCATGAACTTGATACCACATGGAATCCATATTATAATACAGGCCAAGCCAGAGCTTCGCCCACTTCCTGAAATAGGAGTTAGGTGTGTTTTCCGGGAATTCGTTGGGAGCTAGGAAACTGAAAGGATAAATGTGAATAGCATATGAGTGGGTAGAAGTGGAACAAGAGAAAATAAGGttaaaaatgatttatgtttAGGTTATCAACCTGCGCTTTGTCTGTGGTTGTATTACAcgttacgtgtgtgtgtgcgtgtcatcatataaattaatatatattgatCATGTACTTGTTTACTCATACAGCTAACTCAGGGTGTGTTTGGAAGGTTTGGAAATACAGGACAAGTGTATTTTTAAACcgtattacatttttaaatatagtcGATATGATTTATTTTAACCTCCAGGCATCTTTCCAGTTCAGATTAAAAGCAATGGATCCAGGGACTTcccggtagtccagtggttaagacttggtgctttcactactGTGGACCCGGGTTCCACTCCCCGGTCCAGGAATTAGGTCCCCCAAGCCACTCAGCGTGGCCAAAAACACAGCAATGAATCCACTAGTTTATCTGGGAAAAGATCGATAAATACACTATTTCCCCTTTTggacttttgaatatgctataatGTGTTTATTATACTCCATTCTGATGCCCCGTAGACAAATTTAAGACCCTCAAATGTGTGTGCATACAAAAGCAGGTTGTTGGATGAGCCAATCATCTCACTGCAACACCACGCTACTTATAAtgatccttttttatttctttgcttttgcatTTTCTGCCTATAAACCGGTTCTTCCCTATtagaagggaagcccaggaagtagAATTCTCACTCAGTGGTGCAGTTAGCCTTCAATTGTTTTCCTTGTCAAAAGCAGAGGTATATAGACAACACctgcttggtttttgttttgttttcccctggAACCAAAGTTATggtctatttttcttttatggctaATAATACCTATGCATGTTTATGTTGTTTTTACCTTCGTGAATATGTCATAATTGATTAAATCAGCTGACATCAACTATCTGTGATATTTTGGTTATGTTTTGCCCTGTAGGTTACTTTTCCTGGCGAAACGCAAAGTACGGATCCTGGTTCATCCAGGCTCTTTGTGAGATGCTGAAAAAGTACGCTCACAAGCTCGACCTCACGCGCATTCTTACTCGGGTTAACCGAAAGGTAGCAATAGAATATGAGTCCT belongs to Bubalus kerabau isolate K-KA32 ecotype Philippines breed swamp buffalo chromosome 2, PCC_UOA_SB_1v2, whole genome shotgun sequence and includes:
- the CASP3 gene encoding caspase-3 isoform X1, which gives rise to MSMENTENSVDSKSIKTSETKILHGSKSMDSGISLEESYKMDYPEMGLCIIINNKNFHENTGMACRSGTDVDAANLRETFMSLKYEVRIKNDLTCKEMLELMSNVSKEDHSRRSSFICVLLSHGEEGIIFGTNGPVDLKKLASFFRGDCCRSLTGKPKLFIIQACRGTELDCGIETDSGAEDDMACQKIPVEADFLYAYSTAPGYFSWRNAKYGSWFIQALCEMLKKYAHKLDLTRILTRVNRKVAIEYESFSTDSAFHAKKQIPCIMSMLTKELYF
- the CASP3 gene encoding caspase-3 isoform X2, which translates into the protein MSMENTENSVDSKSIKTSETKILHGSKSMDSGISLEESYKMDYPEMGLCIIINNKNFHENTVSKEDHSRRSSFICVLLSHGEEGIIFGTNGPVDLKKLASFFRGDCCRSLTGKPKLFIIQACRGTELDCGIETDSGAEDDMACQKIPVEADFLYAYSTAPGYFSWRNAKYGSWFIQALCEMLKKYAHKLDLTRILTRVNRKVAIEYESFSTDSAFHAKKQIPCIMSMLTKELYF